In Ornithorhynchus anatinus isolate Pmale09 chromosome 5, mOrnAna1.pri.v4, whole genome shotgun sequence, the DNA window ACCACTATCAGAATACAGCCAGAATCTTTTCAACCTCAAAGGCTAAATAGCATCttaaaaatatttccatttctACGTGCGGCCCGATAAACATCCAAGAacaatctgatttacttggaGGTTTCACTCTACGTGTCAACACGATACCACCCTAGGCAAACCAATCCCATTAATCGACTTATTTTCTGACTGGATAAGTTACAGTGAATCGTACTTTCACAGTCACAGAACACACATCAGGCTTTAATATGGCTACCGGATCGAGGAGGTTCATGCAGAAGAAACTGCAGACTTTTCACACACAACAGCCTACCTGCCGGCAGATGATCCATTCAGGGAATTCTGTAGATTTGGATTGTTGGAACCTAAAGAGGCATTTGAGTTTCCCAGTTGAGAAGAGCTCCCATTGACTGGGCTCCCGTTACCTTTCAAAATACCAGTGCATTTCCAATTGTCCATGTAGTTGGCTGAAAGAAAATGGTCGTATCGGTTTTATTACTTCTGCACTTTATGGTACGGATTCTTTCATCTCATCAAATGGGCAAAAAAAGCCCTGGAAGAGGATTCTACAGAGCTCATTTACCTTCAGGACAGGCTTTAGAAAGTGACTTTCTAAAGCCAtctgagaagcagtacggcctagtgcaCAGAACACAgaccgtcccccttcccccttcacctcccctcagctaggccccctttccctctgctcctccccctctccctttccctcagcactgtgcttaatcggatatatttttattaccctatatattttgttaatgaggtgtacatccccttaattctatttatcgtgattatgtcatcttgtttttgtccgtctgtctcccccgattagactgtaaccccttcactgggcaggaattgtctctgttgccgaattgtacattccaagagcttagtacagttctctgcacatagtaagtgctcaataaatactattgaatgaacttagaaagacctgggttctaatcccagctccatcacttgcaagtcacttaaacacACTGAACTGCATTGCACTGTTAATCCCTAGTGCCTCTGTTTTAGAGAGGACTGATATTGAACGAAGAGCTTAAAAAGTTTCAGTAAAGTTGGTAATACAGGAAACGTTGACTAGAGACACCGTAGTTTAAGCATTTTCTGGGGAGAAGGCTTgctttttaatgttggtatttgttaagcgcttactatgtgcagagcactgttctaagtgctgaggtagatacagggtaatcaggttgtcccacgtgaggctcacagttaatccccattttacagatgaggtaactaaggcaccaggAAGTTGACttgcttacagtcacacagctgacaagtggcagagctgggattcgaacccatgacctctgactccaaagcccgggctctttccactaagccacgctgcttctttcccccCGCCCAGGATGATAGAACCCATTGGCAAACAAAATTACATTACTTCCACTGTGGATTTAATGAACTGAGAGATGGTAAGTATGGTTCGCTGATGAAAATTTGCTGCCGGGATATAATAAATTATCTTCATAAGCAGGAATTTAGGAATTGATTTCCGGCTTTACATTCAAGTGGGAGCTGAGAGATCCAAATGAAATATAGCAAcgaccccctctttcccctcagacGAACTCTTACCTTTCCATAATCTTACACAGCCATCATCCCCAGATGATGCCAGCACTGTACCCGTTATATTCCAGCTTACTCGCCAGACCTGAGAGTTGTGATTATCAAACTGAGCCACTATATGTATCTCAAATTTTGTAGGTCCACCAGAGGAAGTCAGTTCTTTTCTGTAAATGAAAAAAAGTTCTCTCAAGCATTCTACAGAGATgtcagaaaatggggaaaataaaaaaaccccaccttaTGACACACTATACCTAAGAGTCTTGAATTATCTGCTCCGAATACCTGCACTATCCTATTTGCTCTCCttacactgagagccccatgtgggacagggcctgtgtgcaATCTGTTTATCTACCCTGAGGCTTAGAATAGTAGGTGACACaccgtaataaaaataaatacataaacctGTTACGGAGGAGTTCCCAATGACAGCGTGTAGTCCTCCTACCAGCTAATGGCTTTCCCCAGCATCCGCTGTCTCACGAATTCTGTCGGCTTGAGTAACCCCAGCTCTGAAATGAGCACCGCTCCCATCCTCTCATTATGAAGCAGAAACATCCATTTTTCATCATCATGTGACTCGAGTCACATGGCGGAGGATCTTGAAGGGGACGAGTTAACCATCACTGCTTCTGTGAGCACATGGCAGCCACATTTTGTCTCCTAAGTCGCCTACTTTTGAAAACGATCCTACGAGGTTCCCGAGACAGCGATAATCGCAGGAACCACTGCAAGGCACTGTTCGGAAAGCTACGTTCTAGGCCTTTGCGGGACAGGTctgagtctgatctgactgtatctcACCTGCCCCGGTGCGTGGCAAAACACACCAttacttttttttattaaaaagtaATAAAAGATGTAATTCCTCCTCTTGAGGTGATACCCCGTAATGTTCTTTATGTGCACGCGAGCACAGACACGAGTGAAAGCTCGGCATCTCTCTCCGTGAATGTGCCCAAGAAGCGGAAGCTTAAGGAAGAAAACGGCTTGGTGTGGTTGACCAGCAAGGTCAACTTTCAGAGGTGCACTGAAAATCAGGTCTCTAAACCAAAATGGGAGAATTCTTAGATTAATAATTAGACCCATTATTTGAAAAAGTCACGTTTATCTAGATGAAAATACTGAATGAACAAAAACTAAGTAAACCCATGTCCAAGCTAGCCAAAATTAATTTATTTAGTCATTCAAATTTTCAATGATCTGAAATGACCTCATTTCCAATTAATAGGATTACACAGCTTTCTACTGAACAGTTTTCGGTAAGAACGAAAATGATGTCACACAACAAAGGACTATCTTGTGGGATATGAGGAGCTGGAAGGCCTGAGGAAAAGATCGAGAGGCTTaaaaaggaagagggatggggagaactAAGAACATAAATTTAAAAAGGGTTTTTATAAGGAAGATTTGTTTAGAAACTCACCTTACTGGTTTGAGAGTGAAAATTCTTACATCTTTGGTTGCTACCGCTAAAATATGAAAAGATCTTCCCAGGTTTGGAGCAAATGCAATGTCATGTACAGGATCAGTGACTGTCATAAGTGTTTCTGCCTTTGCGTATTTTCTGAAATATCAAATATCAAATTGCTGTCCATTAACAATTCATGAAAACAAAATGCACAACATACATTTTACTCTGCAACCCAGGAACCATTTTCATTACATATTGTCCCACACCGTATTTAATCTCCAGATAACCAACAAGGCTACGGCACATTTTGTGACAAAGCTGGAACTCAAACACCTGAGTCACGTGACTAAAACGCCCTGAACAGTAAAGATACTAAAACCCGATAACCAAAAAtctggctttttaaaaaacaaagttATCCACTGAAAAAACACAACTCATCCTCATTGCTAAGCATCTCCAGGAAAGATTTCCAAGAAGTATTTCCAAGAAGTTCACTAATAAATATATGGCTATGTTAAAGTTAGGAGAGCAAGAAAATTAGGGAAAAGtttgcaaaaaataaaaatctattaaaaaaaaaacacatctggGTTCCATTAAGTGATCGCAGAGTCGTTTAAAAATCTGCAAGTGCTCAAATTCCACGGTTAGGGAGGGCAATTACGTTTACTGTACTGATGAACCCTCCCATCGCGGACGACAGATGAGCCTTGCTCCTGAGGACCAGAAGCCCGAGCGAAGGCATCGATCACGACGATAACGGTATCCACAGCTCCATTCCCACTAGGAGTCTCTTTTCTGTTGGGGGCAGTGGGTGCGACGGGCAAAAAGGCAAGACATGGCAGGGTACCCGTTCTGTTCCCGGGCCCAAATCACGGCCCAAGTGGCCACAGCCTCATGTCATCGCTGTGGTTCACCAAAGGGTGGCTAGATAATCTATCTTAATTAGATGTGGTTATTGAAATTAATTCAGTAATCTAGGAATTCAATTTGTTCCTCAGGTGTGTAGGGGAAGAAGGTACAGGCTCAAGACTGTGCAAGGTAAATGCTGGGTAAACATACTTCCCAGCCGGGCCTGCTTTTtgtgcagaagcactgtggcccagtggagagatcacgggcttgggagtcagaaggacctgtgtgctaatcccggctctgccacttgtctgctgtgtgaccttgggcaaatcacttcactgctctgtgcctcagttacctcatctgtaaaatggggattaagcctgggggccccttgtgagatagggacagtatccgacctgattagcctgtataataataataataatgttggtatctgttaagcgcttactatgtgcagagcactgttctaagtgccggggtagatacagggtaatcaggttgtcccacgtgaggctcacagttaatccccattttgcagatgaggtaactgaggcccagagaagtgaagtgacttgcccacagtcacccagctgccaagcggcagagccgggattcgaacccataacctctgactcccgagcccgggctctttccactgagccacgctgcttctcttgtatttaccccagcgctcagaacagtgcctggcacagagtaagggcttaacaaataccatagacaaACAAACAGTGGGTGATCCTGCACGAAGCCACAGGACCTGTGCGTAGAGCGGAGCGAAGCATACAAAATAATCCAGAGAACTGAATTTAGGTCTACAaacagctgggagtcagaggagatgccTGCCTAGAACTGGTTTAAATGAATCTCCAGATTCTTGAGTTGTCAGAGGGTCCGTAGTTCCACGGTGGGGCCTCCACCACTCCTGCCTTATGTGCAGGGTCCTGGCTTCCAACCGCAGTCACAACAGGATTATCCTTGCATGAGGGATTCCCCAGGAAGGCCTGGTGACTGGTCTCCCGCTCTATTATTCTATCACTTCCTAATCAGAGGCATATAACTTCCTGAACATTTCCTGGGACCTTAAAAATCAAAATTACAGGAACGGAGTATTTTAACTATTTGAATAAGTTTATAAAAGTTATCAGTCATACAAATATTAAACAAAGTGGTAGTCACGAAACAATTAGAATAATCGCAaagggcagcgtggcccagtggatagggcacgggactgggagttgggagacctaacTGTGAATCTCCACTCAGTTGTGCCTcagggtcacaacttctctgtgcctcagttgtcccatctgaaaatggggataaaatgtccgTCCGGAAGCTCTGAGTCCCAAATGGGgtggggactgcgtccgatctgctTTATTGcatttactccaatgcttagtacataataaatgcttaaagaaCACAATTAGCGTTGTTATTCATGATCGCTACTGACATACAGCACTcggaccaaaattattactattattgtatttctaaagtgctcattgtgtgtcaaacactgctttaagcactagggtagatgcaagttgatcaggctgggaaaagtctctgccccacacaaagctcccagtcttaaggaggagggagaacaggtaccgaatccccactttacacccGAGacaacggaggcgcagagaagttaaacgacttccACAACATCCTAAAGGaggcaactgggattagaatccaggtccttggactctcaggcccgtgctctttccactaggccacgttgctcccaATATCTTTGGACGTTATCAATGATCCAAATTTTCTGTTAGCTGATAAAACTGAAATACCTAGCGATCAGGGTCTCTGATGCTGGGGAGGGGTCTAGGACATCTTTCCTGAACCCCACCCCAGCAGCAGCGAGACAGCTCAGGCACTCCTGACCCCCTCTGTTATCCAGACATTTGCCTATCTGAACTAGACTGGTCCCCGACATTTTAAATGGCTGAGAGTTTGCACCCATTAGGTACAAGACACTTTCTTACGACCTACGCCAGCTTGTTTTAGTTGCCATGTGCTACCACGTGCTGTTCCCTCAGCAACATTAGGACCACACATGCTCCAACACCTAGGCGCTACAGAGAAATCAAGTTTATCACTCTGGCCTCAACTCAATATCTTCCACTGTAATTATGTCAGTTACTTGCATATTAACATTTAGCTGGGTAGAGTGGATTAAAAGATGATGAAAATGATATAGACAGGCATAACTACACTTTTATATAAGTATGACTACCTTTTCACAGTTCCAAAAACAACCCGATGCGGTTTTGTTCAATGGGAAATTTGAACGGCCGATTTTTTGCAGAAATGTGGCATTTTAGTGACTTAAACTAGTATCTGTTACTGCTTTCCCGTCTGCGCCTCCAGCTTACCTGGTGTTTTCGTTATATTCGTAGATCTGAACCTTAGCTGTTACGTTTGGACTATTATCGTCGCTTCCTACTGCAATCATGGGAGAATGAGCACGAGAACTAGAAATGAAAAAAGAGACAAAGTACTTTAGAAAGAGCTGGGATCAATCCGTTTCTAATCGATCCCAGTGGGCAGAATACAATTTCCATCCTGTCGAAACTGGGCCCGGCTGGCTCGGTCCCCggtctttctttctttcactaTTGCCTCAGCCCGTGATGTCGGGACCAAAACCAAACCCCGCCGGCTTCAGACGGGCTCAGACAAACCTCTTCTCTTTTACGCCGCACACGGCCAGCTTTAGTTATAAGAAAGAAGACAAAGGGGactaaatgcattttaaaatgttCATGATTTTGgttgagccccctccccccccggctgaATTAAGTCAGTGAAAGATACACCGTGACACGACATCACGCAAGCTTCCAGTTCCCTTCCGAGGACGTGCTTTACCGCTGCTGCTTCTGGAGTCCGGGACTATATcaccacacagtaagggctacaCAGCAGTAAATTAAAAAGATCtagtttctttttattttgccGGCCCTAAAGAACAAacgaatctttaaaaaaaaaaaatcccaacctcACAAAACAAGGATCTAGTGACATGGGAAAGCCCACTTATTACACTCGTTTCTTCCACAGCACATGCGTTATTATGTTCTGCGGTTTGGAAGACGTTATTTAGGGAACGTTCTCTCCCGGCAATGAGGGTCTCGCTGGAATAGAGGACAATGTCACGATTCTAAGAAATGGTTGTGTTCAAGCACGTGGTGGCTACCAGTCAGACTCACGTACAAGAGCGTGATTCTTCTTTCAAGTTAAgttcctcaagaaactcacaaATTATATAAGAACTGGATATATTTACTATGGATAGGTACAGGGTTGCCCTCAAATAAAGGCCAGCTGAAAAAAACGAGACCCTGTTCCACACACCCCATCTTGACATCTGTTGAAATCGGGGAAAAAGAGACAAAGGTTAGTCGTTTTTAATAAtgctgcttttaaaaaaatagaaaataaaattttTTTGTTTTATAAAATTGTATATTGGACTTTATTTTAAGGGACACAGACCTTCAGCTCCATGAGATTACTTGGAACCAGCTTCTTCAACCTAACACAAATCACGTTTTAGTTGGTCTGTCCCTCACAACTCCTGAACTTTAATTTACAGGCCCTTCGAATGGAGGGGAAATCATAGTAGTTATACCTGCTTGATCCAGAAAGAGcactgggtttgagagtcagacgcagggaggtgaaatgactcatccaaccagtccaccaatggcatttattgggccctgactgtgtgcagagcactgtaccacgtgcttgggaaagtataatacaatagaattaattggtagacacaatccctgcccacaaagcatttacagtctagagggcagctcCTTGTTTCAGAGCCACGTTTCCTAAATTTCTTCACCGGAAATGCCACCCATCCCTTGCTACCTAAAATGATACCGAGGGAAACGTGAAAAATTGCTTGCGAAGTGCTTTGAATTTTTCAGaaggaaagtaaaataaaaacccCATGGCATTATTTCTATTTCTACAAGTCCTACTGTCTTAATGGTATATAACAATAGCTGGGATATTGGTCTGTCGTAATGACGGGTGGAAATCCTCAGAAAACAAGGAATCCCATCCAAAACTGAAAGATAACTTGCGGGAACGAGAGTATCATTGGACGATAACGGGGGAGTTCCCACTACGCTCAGTAATTAATAACCAAATTATACGGCATTCGGGTGACCGTTTTAATA includes these proteins:
- the SEH1L gene encoding nucleoporin SEH1 isoform X4, translated to MFVARSIAADHKDLIHDVSFDFHGRRMATCSSDQSVKVWDKSESGDWHCTASWKTHSGSVWRVTWAHPEFGQVLASCSFDRTAAVWEEIVGESNDKLRGQSHWVKRTTLVDSRTSVTDVKFAPKHMGLMLATCSADGVVRIYEAPDVMNLSQWSLQHEISCKLSCSCISWNPSSSRAHSPMIAVGSDDNSPNVTAKVQIYEYNENTRKYAKAETLMTVTDPVHDIAFAPNLGRSFHILAVATKDVRIFTLKPVRKELTSSGGPTKFEIHIVAQFDNHNSQVWRVSWNITGTVLASSGDDGCVRLWKANYMDNWKCTGILKGNGSPVNGSSSQLGNSNASLGSNNPNLQNSLNGSSAGRKHS